A window of the Candidatus Paraluminiphilus aquimaris genome harbors these coding sequences:
- a CDS encoding aminoglycoside phosphotransferase family protein: MPTQDFLSERAWLAQSLRCDEESIGIQLIAGDASPRKFYRASLCLNAEIQTHILMVSPPTENNEQFVLVQGLLKTAGVRVPRLQRADLSLGLFLLEDLGDVTYWSALQEGDVDTYYTRALTALSDMQALSGAQTVLPVYDDKELQRELTICPDWFFARALSMDLGPSDEAVFERFSQCLLSVAAEQPSRFVHRDYHSRNLMVLGEGDIAIIDFQDAIVGPITYDAVSLLKDVYIVWPREQQMSWLAQYWRLLVSADYLPDDSWGAFVRWYDLMGLQRHVKILGVFSRLWLRDQKPAYMRDIPVVIDYIREACGLYSKDYSAIADFWKWFEDRVLPQVQQADWYATS, translated from the coding sequence GTGCCGACACAGGACTTTCTTTCTGAGCGAGCATGGCTCGCTCAATCGTTACGTTGTGACGAGGAGTCTATTGGTATTCAGCTCATTGCCGGTGATGCCAGTCCACGAAAGTTCTATCGTGCCTCGCTCTGTCTCAACGCGGAGATACAGACACACATTCTGATGGTGTCGCCACCTACTGAGAACAACGAACAGTTTGTTTTAGTGCAAGGGCTACTTAAGACGGCGGGTGTTCGTGTGCCAAGGTTACAGCGTGCCGACTTAAGTCTAGGGCTCTTTTTGCTCGAGGATCTTGGGGACGTCACCTACTGGTCCGCCTTACAAGAGGGGGATGTCGATACTTATTACACGAGGGCACTCACCGCCCTCAGCGACATGCAGGCACTGAGTGGGGCGCAGACAGTTTTACCTGTATACGACGACAAAGAGCTTCAGCGTGAGTTGACTATTTGCCCTGACTGGTTTTTTGCGCGTGCGCTCTCCATGGACTTAGGCCCCTCGGATGAGGCGGTCTTTGAGCGATTCAGTCAGTGTCTTTTATCGGTAGCGGCTGAGCAGCCGTCTCGATTTGTCCATCGCGACTATCACAGTCGAAATCTCATGGTGCTCGGAGAAGGCGACATCGCCATTATCGATTTCCAGGACGCCATTGTTGGTCCTATTACCTACGATGCGGTATCGCTTTTGAAAGATGTTTATATCGTCTGGCCACGAGAGCAGCAGATGAGCTGGCTTGCACAGTATTGGCGCCTGTTGGTGAGTGCGGATTATTTGCCTGACGACTCATGGGGGGCGTTCGTGCGCTGGTACGACCTAATGGGTCTTCAGCGTCACGTAAAGATCTTGGGGGTGTTTTCCCGGCTTTGGCTGCGAGATCAAAAGCCAGCCTACATGCGCGATATTCCGGTGGTTATTGACTATATTCGTGAGGCTTGTGGTTTGTATTCTAAGGATTACTCAGCGATTGCTGATTTTTGGAAGTGGTTCGAGGACAGGGTGCTCCCACAGGTACAGCAAGCAGATTGGTACGCTACTTCATGA